From the Nodularia sphaerocarpa UHCC 0038 genome, the window CTTCACATAGTTAGGTTTATTGCCGACAACTTACTTATACAGTTGAAGCCAGCTAGAGGATGCTCAACCAGAGTTGTTTAGTAGAACTTTTTCTTCCATCCACCCATACGGATTAAAATTGGCTTCGCCCAACGCCAATTTAATAAATCGTGCAGCATGGTGTAAAAACAGGGGATGATAAACAGCGTCAGTAATGTGGCTAAAGACAAACCCGAAAATACTACTACGCCCAATGGTTGCAGAAATTCTGAACCTTCACCAATTCCCAATGCGAGGGGAAACATACCCAAGACTGTAGTAATGGTAGTCATTAATATAGGACGTAAGCGTTGAGGCGCAGCTTGCAAAATGGCAGTTTTTCTGTCAACTTTGTCTCGTTCAATAATTTGATTTGCTAGTTCTACCATGATGATGGCATTGTTAACTACAATACCCACTAATAACACCGCTCCGACGATGACAGTTGCACCAATGGCGGTATTAGTCATGTAAAGCCCAAAGATTCCTCCTGCTAAAGCCAGAGGTATGGTCAACATAATTACTAAGGGGTCAATGAGTGAATTGTACTGCACTGCCATGACTACAAAGACTAGAAAGCTTGCTAATCCGGCTAATAGTTGCAGCGAGTTTTGCAGTTCCTGATTAGATGCAGCAGCCGAGCTGGGTAAAATACTCACACCTTCAGGTAAATTTAAACTAGCTAATATTGTATCTACCTCGGTAAAAGCATCACTGAGGTTAGCTCCTTCAATCAAGTTACCTGCAAATATTACTACCTGACGCTGATTAATTCTCTGAATTTCCCCAGGCGCTTGTCCTTGAGTAATTGTGGCGACATCGCTCAGGCGCACTTGGCGATTGTTGTCAACAAACAAAGGTAATCTCTCTAATTGAGAAACTTCTTGGAGTGATGATTCATTCAACTGCACTCTGACATCGACTAAACGGTTACTACGTTGTAATTGAGTGGGTACACTACCTTGTACAGCCGTTTGAATGGTGTCGCCAATATTACTTGTACTTAAGCCAAAATTTGCGACTCTCTCCCAGTCAGGACGAATTTGCAGTTCTGGTTGACGGTCATCAGCATCAGGACGGAATCTGACTAAGGTGGCTCGCTCTTCTAAGGCTGTGAGGACTTCTCTCCCGGCTTGTTCTAAGTTTTCTGTATCATTCCCCTGAAGGATAATATCAACATCAGCACCACGGGCTGGGGAATTACTGAGAATTAAACCCCGCACTTCGCCAGGAGAAAGGCGCAGGCGAATTCCTACTAAATTCAGCTGATTAAACTCTTGGGTGACTCGTTCTACGTAAGCTTCGGTATCAGTCCCTGGTTTTAGGGTAATAGTGCTAGTACCTCTGAGGGGATTAGCATTGACATTTGTGCCAAAAAGCGCACCGCCTGCTGTGGTGAAGACATATTCTGTTTCGGGTTGCTTGAGCAGGATGTCATCTACCATCTCCATCACTTTGCGGTTGGTTTCTAGGGGCGTACCAGGAGGAAACTGAGCATTTAATCGAGCTTGTCCTGTACTAATTCGGGGCAGGATTTCTTGGGGAATTTGCGGAGCGATCCACAAACTACCGCCACCGAATATGATGAGAGCGATCGCCACTGTTAAAAATCGCCAGCGCAATATATCACTCAAAAACTGCCTATACCTGTTTGTCGCAGTATCAAAGCGCTTGTTAAATTCTTGTAGCAGCCAAAACTTACTCAACCCACTAGAAAACTTCCACGCCAAGGTGCGGGAGGTCAGCATAGGTATAATTGTCACCGCAATCAAAATGGAAGCGGCTACAGAAAAAGTAATGGTGAGAATTAACTCATTAAATAGCAGTGAAATAAAGCCGCCAATCAGTAAAAATGGCATTACCGCCACTAAATTTGTACTGGTAGAAGCAATTAAAGCTGATTCTACTTCCCGACTACTTTTTTCAGCCTGTTGAATCAGTTGTTGGGAATTGAGGCGAGTTTTGGTATCTTTACCGGGAGTCATCCCAGCACCCTCGGCGATGTTCTCCAACATGACGATAGAGTTATCCACCACAATACCCACACCTAAAGCTAAACCACCCAAGCTGAAGACATTCAGGGATAAGCCAAACATTCCCATTAAAATGATGGCGGCTAAACTGGCTAAAGGAATAGCAATGACAATAATAAAAGTTTGTCGCAGAGAACCAAGGAAAAGTAAAACCGCAAAAGCCGCTAGTCCCGTACCAATTAACCCGGAAGTGACAACATTAGAAATGGAATTGCGAATAAACTGTGACTCATCCAAAGTCGCTGTAAGTATTGTCCCTTCAGGAATTACACTTGATGCTTGGAGTTCTGCTAAACGTTTTTTTACACCATCAACAACATTAACTGTATTAGCATCTGGCTGTTTTTGAATGCTGATTTTAACAGATGGTTCCCCGTTCAGTAAAACGTAGATACGCTGTTGTTCGGAACCGTCAATAACTTCGGCAAAATCTCGCAAATAAACGCGACGATTTAAAACTGGGGACTGGTTATTGGAATCTGGGTCAGAATTTACCTCAAAGGTCAAATTTTTAATTTCATCAGCACTTTGGAAACGCCCTACAGTCCGAATTAATGGCTCAGAATTTGACCCTAAAAGCCGACCACCAGAAACATCTTGATTGCGGTCTCTGAGTTCATCCAAGACATCAGTTAAACCCACTCCCAAGGCTTGCAAACGATTTAAATCTAAATTGACTCTAACCTCTTCTTTGACTCCTCCTGATACGTCTACCGATGCGACTCCAGGGACAACACCGAGTTCGCGAACTAATTCTTCTTCAGCAAAAACCCGCAAATCACGGCTATCTAAGGAGGGCGAAGTTAAGGCAAATTCGTAAACTGGTAACTGAGAAGGATCGAATTTGAATAACCGTGGTGTTTCAATAGTATCTGGTAATCTGCCTCTAGCTCGATTAAAGGAAGCTGTCGCATCGTTTAAGGCTTGATCAATATCACCCCCTGGTTGAAAATACAGATCCAAACTTATTTGTCCTTCACGAGTTTGGGAAAAAATCTGTAATACACCTTCAGTAGCTGAAAAGGCTGATTCTAAAGGTCTGGTAACTTCATCAATTGCTACTTCTGGAGACAGTCCTGGTGCGGCTATCCGCACACCAATTCGGGGATAAGTAATTGATGGGAGTAAATCTACAGGTATTTTGATGATAAAAAATACACCCATTACCAATACTGCCAAAGCCAGCATGAGTGTGCCGATGTGTTGGCGGATGGAA encodes:
- a CDS encoding efflux RND transporter permease subunit — translated: MHEIQKAGGFSISTISIRQHIGTLMLALAVLVMGVFFIIKIPVDLLPSITYPRIGVRIAAPGLSPEVAIDEVTRPLESAFSATEGVLQIFSQTREGQISLDLYFQPGGDIDQALNDATASFNRARGRLPDTIETPRLFKFDPSQLPVYEFALTSPSLDSRDLRVFAEEELVRELGVVPGVASVDVSGGVKEEVRVNLDLNRLQALGVGLTDVLDELRDRNQDVSGGRLLGSNSEPLIRTVGRFQSADEIKNLTFEVNSDPDSNNQSPVLNRRVYLRDFAEVIDGSEQQRIYVLLNGEPSVKISIQKQPDANTVNVVDGVKKRLAELQASSVIPEGTILTATLDESQFIRNSISNVVTSGLIGTGLAAFAVLLFLGSLRQTFIIVIAIPLASLAAIILMGMFGLSLNVFSLGGLALGVGIVVDNSIVMLENIAEGAGMTPGKDTKTRLNSQQLIQQAEKSSREVESALIASTSTNLVAVMPFLLIGGFISLLFNELILTITFSVAASILIAVTIIPMLTSRTLAWKFSSGLSKFWLLQEFNKRFDTATNRYRQFLSDILRWRFLTVAIALIIFGGGSLWIAPQIPQEILPRISTGQARLNAQFPPGTPLETNRKVMEMVDDILLKQPETEYVFTTAGGALFGTNVNANPLRGTSTITLKPGTDTEAYVERVTQEFNQLNLVGIRLRLSPGEVRGLILSNSPARGADVDIILQGNDTENLEQAGREVLTALEERATLVRFRPDADDRQPELQIRPDWERVANFGLSTSNIGDTIQTAVQGSVPTQLQRSNRLVDVRVQLNESSLQEVSQLERLPLFVDNNRQVRLSDVATITQGQAPGEIQRINQRQVVIFAGNLIEGANLSDAFTEVDTILASLNLPEGVSILPSSAAASNQELQNSLQLLAGLASFLVFVVMAVQYNSLIDPLVIMLTIPLALAGGIFGLYMTNTAIGATVIVGAVLLVGIVVNNAIIMVELANQIIERDKVDRKTAILQAAPQRLRPILMTTITTVLGMFPLALGIGEGSEFLQPLGVVVFSGLSLATLLTLFIIPCFYTMLHDLLNWRWAKPILIRMGGWKKKFY